From the Paenibacillus sp. FSL H8-0548 genome, one window contains:
- a CDS encoding acetyl-CoA carboxylase carboxyltransferase subunit alpha: protein MAGELPFEKPLNDMRQKVTELKTLSVEKGIDFTEEILRLEQKCKQLEEELYSELSPAQKMHMARHHQRPTSLDYIQEIFADFMELHGDRLFADDLAIVGGLAKLNGVPVTVIGHQRGKDTRENIARFFGSPHPEGFRKALRLMEQANKFKRPIITFIDTKGAYPGKTAEERGQSEAIARNLREMAGFGVPILCIVIGEGGSGGALALGVGNRVLMLENAIYSVISPNGAASILWKDASRADEAAEAMRITAKDLLEFGVIEDIIVEPQGGAHKDLAFQAEQIKDKLWQHLQELMKMSAEQLIEDRYHKFRKIGHFKIVEQPVVATIAPANDVNNGEAADKLERAHQLETEAIPNVK from the coding sequence ATGGCGGGTGAGCTGCCTTTTGAAAAACCGCTTAACGATATGCGGCAGAAGGTTACAGAGCTGAAAACCTTAAGCGTGGAGAAGGGTATCGACTTCACTGAAGAAATTTTGCGTCTGGAGCAGAAGTGCAAGCAGCTCGAGGAAGAGCTGTACAGCGAGCTGAGTCCAGCACAAAAAATGCATATGGCACGCCATCATCAGCGTCCAACATCGCTTGACTATATTCAAGAGATATTTGCGGATTTTATGGAGCTGCATGGAGATCGTTTGTTTGCAGATGATCTTGCTATCGTTGGCGGACTTGCTAAGCTAAATGGTGTTCCTGTTACTGTAATCGGTCATCAGCGCGGCAAAGATACACGTGAGAATATTGCCCGTTTCTTCGGAAGCCCTCATCCTGAGGGCTTCCGGAAGGCGCTGAGACTTATGGAGCAAGCAAATAAGTTCAAGCGTCCCATCATTACATTTATTGATACGAAGGGTGCTTATCCGGGCAAAACTGCTGAGGAGCGTGGACAATCGGAAGCGATTGCACGCAATCTGCGAGAAATGGCCGGCTTCGGCGTGCCTATCCTATGTATCGTAATTGGCGAAGGCGGAAGCGGTGGTGCTTTAGCACTTGGCGTAGGCAACCGTGTATTAATGCTGGAGAATGCTATTTATAGCGTTATTTCTCCAAATGGAGCAGCATCGATATTGTGGAAGGATGCATCCAGGGCAGATGAGGCTGCAGAAGCTATGAGAATAACAGCCAAGGATTTGCTTGAATTTGGCGTTATTGAGGATATAATAGTAGAGCCTCAGGGTGGTGCTCATAAAGATTTGGCTTTCCAAGCGGAGCAAATTAAGGATAAGCTATGGCAGCATTTGCAGGAGCTTATGAAAATGAGTGCGGAGCAGCTTATTGAAGATCGTTATCATAAATTCCGCAAGATAGGCCATTTTAAAATCGTCGAGCAGCCAGTTGTAGCTACAATTGCGCCTGCTAACGATGTGAATAATGGCGAAGCGGCGGACAAACTGGAGCGGGCGCACCAGCTAGAGACCGAAGCGATACCTAACGTTAAGTAA
- a CDS encoding phosphatidylglycerophosphatase A, whose protein sequence is MTGIEKWLLKRGVSINDVTEIVYSLQRPYNGDLTMEECEESVRAVLAKREVQYVMYTGIALDELAEQKLLPEPLQSIMENDESLYGVDETLALGITNVYGMIGLTSFGYLDKVKPGIIRQLNVKGERIHVFLDDLVAGLAAAASARIAHQDPKAIQYYLPNSP, encoded by the coding sequence ATGACAGGTATCGAGAAATGGCTCTTGAAGCGCGGGGTTTCGATCAACGATGTAACGGAAATTGTCTATTCACTGCAGCGTCCCTATAACGGTGATTTGACTATGGAAGAATGCGAGGAAAGCGTCAGAGCTGTACTTGCCAAACGAGAGGTCCAGTATGTCATGTATACCGGCATTGCTCTTGATGAATTAGCAGAGCAAAAATTGCTGCCGGAGCCGTTGCAATCCATTATGGAAAATGACGAGTCGCTTTATGGTGTCGATGAGACGCTGGCACTTGGCATTACGAATGTATATGGCATGATCGGATTGACCAGCTTCGGATATTTAGATAAAGTAAAACCCGGCATTATCCGTCAATTGAATGTGAAGGGCGAGCGAATTCATGTGTTTCTTGATGACTTAGTCGCTGGTTTAGCTGCTGCTGCGTCGGCTAGAATTGCTCATCAGGACCCGAAAGCAATCCAATATTATTTGCCGAATTCGCCCTGA
- the pyk gene encoding pyruvate kinase has protein sequence MRKTKIVCTIGPSSESLENTKKLIHAGMNVARLNFSHGDFEEHGNRIKNIRIANAELGTSVAVLLDTKGPEIRLGKLKEEPIELNQGDIIALTTEDILGDRNRVPITYNNLPNDVSVGSTILIDDGLIGLTVEEVQGTEIICRIVNSGPIKSKKGVNVPGVKISLPGITEKDANDIVFGIEQGVDFIAASFVRKASDVLEIRELLERHNAGHIQIISKIENQEGVDNLDEILEVSDGLMVARGDLGVEIPAEEVPLVQKNMIKKGNRVGKPVITATQMLDSMQRNPRPTRAEASDVANAIFDGTDAIMLSGETAAGRYPTESVQTMARIAERAEAALEYREIFTKQANAQQTSVTEAISQAVANSALDLGAKAIITSTQSGFTARMVAKYKPKSPIIAVTTDEKVLRRLSLIWGVFAVLGPEASTTDEMFENAVKGGMSTGFLSLGDTVVITAGVPIGRAGTTNLIKIHHIGELLAQGQGIGSQTAIGKIVVARTPQEAIAKTTEGSILVTISTDKEYMPAFEKAGAVITEQGGITSHAAVVGLNLGIPVILGIANATDFLQDGMEVTIYGETGVIYHGQSKVL, from the coding sequence ATGCGTAAAACAAAAATCGTTTGTACGATCGGTCCATCCAGCGAATCGTTGGAAAACACAAAGAAACTAATCCATGCAGGCATGAACGTTGCCCGTCTTAACTTCTCCCACGGAGATTTTGAAGAGCATGGCAACCGAATCAAAAATATTCGTATTGCCAATGCAGAGCTAGGTACATCAGTAGCTGTTTTGCTTGATACGAAAGGACCTGAAATTCGTCTTGGCAAGCTGAAGGAAGAGCCTATTGAGTTAAATCAAGGCGACATCATTGCGCTTACTACAGAGGATATTCTAGGTGATCGCAATCGTGTTCCTATTACTTACAACAACCTTCCGAATGATGTGAGCGTTGGCTCAACTATTCTGATTGATGATGGTTTGATCGGATTGACGGTTGAAGAAGTACAAGGCACAGAAATTATTTGCCGTATCGTAAACAGCGGTCCGATTAAAAGCAAAAAAGGTGTTAACGTACCTGGCGTAAAAATTTCATTGCCTGGTATTACGGAGAAGGATGCTAATGATATCGTATTCGGCATCGAGCAAGGCGTAGATTTTATCGCTGCTTCTTTCGTACGTAAAGCAAGTGATGTACTTGAAATTCGTGAGCTTCTTGAGCGTCACAATGCAGGTCATATCCAAATTATTTCTAAAATCGAAAACCAAGAGGGCGTAGACAATCTAGATGAAATTCTAGAAGTTTCTGACGGTCTAATGGTTGCGCGTGGCGACCTTGGCGTTGAAATTCCCGCTGAAGAAGTGCCGCTCGTTCAAAAAAATATGATTAAAAAAGGTAATCGCGTAGGTAAGCCGGTAATTACAGCAACTCAAATGCTGGATTCCATGCAGCGCAACCCGCGTCCAACTCGTGCTGAAGCGAGTGACGTTGCCAATGCGATTTTTGACGGTACAGATGCAATCATGCTTTCGGGCGAAACTGCAGCTGGACGTTACCCAACTGAATCTGTACAAACGATGGCTCGTATTGCTGAGCGCGCAGAAGCAGCTTTGGAATACCGTGAAATTTTCACAAAACAAGCAAACGCACAGCAAACATCAGTTACGGAAGCAATCAGCCAAGCTGTTGCTAACTCGGCTCTTGATCTTGGTGCGAAAGCGATCATTACTTCAACACAAAGCGGCTTTACTGCCCGTATGGTAGCGAAGTACAAGCCTAAATCTCCAATTATTGCTGTAACAACAGATGAGAAGGTATTGCGTCGTCTTTCACTCATTTGGGGTGTGTTCGCGGTACTTGGTCCTGAGGCGTCCACCACGGACGAAATGTTCGAAAATGCAGTTAAAGGCGGCATGAGTACAGGCTTCCTAAGTCTTGGCGACACGGTTGTAATTACTGCAGGCGTTCCTATTGGCCGCGCTGGAACAACGAACCTGATCAAAATTCACCATATTGGCGAGCTTTTGGCACAGGGTCAAGGTATCGGAAGCCAAACGGCAATCGGTAAAATCGTTGTTGCTCGCACGCCGCAAGAAGCTATTGCAAAAACAACTGAAGGCTCTATTCTAGTTACGATCTCGACAGACAAAGAATATATGCCTGCATTCGAGAAAGCTGGAGCGGTTATTACGGAGCAAGGCGGTATTACTAGCCATGCAGCTGTTGTTGGTCTTAACCTTGGAATCCCAGTTATTCTTGGCATTGCGAACGCAACTGATTTCCTTCAGGATGGCATGGAAGTAACGATTTATGGTGAAACCGGCGTTATCTATCACGGACAATCAAAAGTTCTGTAA
- a CDS encoding thioesterase family protein yields the protein MLSVSQWFMHPIRVRYQETDQMGVVFHGNYVTWFEIGRTEWIRNAGYDYKSLEDKGLLLPVVDLQCRYVLPARYDDTLVVCTRIAECSPVRVSFESQIRRVAAQDFHASELAASELMPGELLVEGGTKHVWVNTQWQAVRLNKAMPELYELMLTK from the coding sequence ATGCTGTCAGTTTCTCAATGGTTCATGCATCCGATTCGTGTTCGATATCAGGAGACGGATCAAATGGGCGTTGTTTTTCACGGGAATTATGTAACTTGGTTTGAAATTGGACGAACTGAATGGATTAGAAATGCTGGCTATGATTATAAAAGCCTTGAAGATAAAGGTCTGCTTTTGCCAGTTGTCGACTTGCAGTGCCGTTATGTGCTTCCTGCTCGTTATGACGATACGCTTGTTGTCTGTACGCGAATAGCGGAGTGCTCGCCAGTTCGCGTATCATTTGAGTCACAGATTAGAAGGGTTGCTGCCCAGGATTTTCATGCATCAGAGCTTGCTGCAAGCGAGCTGATGCCAGGTGAGCTGCTGGTGGAGGGCGGAACTAAGCATGTGTGGGTGAATACGCAGTGGCAGGCAGTACGATTAAATAAAGCAATGCCGGAGCTATATGAGCTCATGCTTACGAAGTAA
- the accD gene encoding acetyl-CoA carboxylase, carboxyltransferase subunit beta — MQIKDLFTKKKYATLPSEPRKREVPEGLMNKCSKCGTIQYSKELEKNLKVCSSCGHHHRLNAWERIALTLDEGHLIEYDADMESVDPLNFPGYASKLEQQKSKSNLRDAVITGEGEIGGFPVVVAVMSFDFFSGSMGSVVGEKITRAIEAAHAKQLPLLIFSTSGGARMQESILSLMQMAKTSAALSKFQSAGGLFISIFTDPTTGGVSASFASLGDYNLAEPGALIGFAGRIVIEQTIRQKLPDDFQTSEFNLQHGQLDKVVHRKDMKPTLAKLLDMHCVKEETSYGG; from the coding sequence GTGCAAATAAAAGATTTATTTACAAAGAAGAAATATGCGACATTACCTTCGGAGCCGCGCAAGCGTGAAGTTCCTGAGGGCTTGATGAATAAGTGCTCCAAATGCGGCACGATTCAGTACAGCAAAGAGTTGGAAAAGAATTTAAAGGTATGCTCCTCTTGCGGCCATCATCATCGGCTTAATGCATGGGAGCGTATTGCATTGACGCTCGATGAGGGGCATTTGATCGAATATGATGCAGATATGGAATCCGTTGATCCGTTAAACTTCCCCGGTTATGCCAGCAAGCTGGAGCAGCAGAAGAGTAAGTCTAATCTTCGCGATGCTGTTATTACAGGTGAAGGCGAAATTGGCGGTTTTCCTGTCGTCGTAGCGGTTATGAGCTTTGATTTTTTCTCGGGCAGTATGGGATCGGTCGTTGGTGAGAAAATAACAAGAGCGATAGAAGCGGCTCATGCGAAGCAACTGCCGCTTCTTATTTTCTCTACATCGGGCGGCGCTCGTATGCAGGAGAGCATTTTGAGCTTGATGCAAATGGCTAAGACAAGCGCTGCGCTTTCCAAATTTCAAAGCGCAGGTGGTTTGTTTATTTCGATTTTCACCGATCCTACTACAGGCGGTGTATCGGCAAGCTTTGCGAGCTTAGGCGATTATAATTTGGCCGAGCCTGGAGCGCTGATCGGCTTTGCTGGACGGATTGTTATTGAACAAACCATTCGTCAGAAGCTGCCGGATGATTTCCAGACGTCCGAGTTTAATTTGCAGCACGGCCAGTTGGATAAGGTCGTACACCGCAAAGATATGAAGCCTACGTTAGCGAAGCTGCTTGACATGCATTGCGTGAAGGAGGAAACATCTTATGGCGGGTGA
- the ppk1 gene encoding polyphosphate kinase 1: MSKLLSNYVNRDLSWIEFNRRVLQEAQDLSNPLLERAKFLAIVSSNLDEFMSVRVAGIQMQMRAGLSKTDFTGYTPSGLWKRLIKRATQMVNDQYRTYKDVFRSLSREGIFIRSIDELNIAQTKAVSDYFHEIVFPVLTPMAVDQSRPFPLVHTKELYLAVLLRQDGGSSEEEPLFAIVQVPSILSRVVPVPGRINSKKTEFVLLEELIEKFIDTLFNGYIPFSVNPFRLTRDADITLNEEDAEDLLEEIEKELRRRRWGIPVRLEVAKGMHPYALEMLTEELEIEDNLFEMDGPLDLSFLMKFAAAVPGNDNLRHEKLEPVYPREFDETDDMFEVIRQRDVLMYHPYESFDAVNDFVMQAAYDPDVLAIKMTLYRVSGQSALVQALAKAGEAGKQVTVVVEVKARFDEERNIAWARQLEKAGCHVVYGLVGLKTHAKILLVVRREQGTLRRYVHVGTGNYNDSTATLYTDIGLFTSHAIIGGDASALFNEVTGYSSPYEWKAFGVAPSDLKEKLYRLIDRERLNAIAGKPARIIAKMNSLSNQEIIDKLYEASQAGVKIVLIVRGVCCLRPGVPERSENIQVISIVDRFLEHARIMYFYNGGEEDVYLSSADWMTRNLTRRIELMCPVFDPSLRQVLINMLQLNINDNVKARELQPNGTYEHISSADKQPFRSQFEAKVISSWKGLA; encoded by the coding sequence ATGAGCAAGCTTTTGTCCAACTATGTAAATCGTGATTTAAGTTGGATTGAATTCAACCGTAGGGTCCTCCAGGAGGCTCAGGATTTAAGCAATCCATTACTAGAGAGAGCTAAATTTTTGGCGATCGTCTCAAGTAATTTGGATGAATTTATGAGCGTACGTGTAGCGGGCATACAAATGCAAATGAGAGCCGGTTTGTCAAAAACCGATTTCACTGGATATACGCCATCGGGACTTTGGAAAAGGCTCATTAAGCGTGCAACACAGATGGTAAATGATCAATATCGTACATACAAAGATGTATTTCGCAGCTTAAGCCGCGAAGGGATATTTATTCGTTCAATTGATGAGCTTAACATAGCTCAGACAAAGGCGGTTTCGGACTATTTTCATGAAATTGTATTTCCTGTGCTAACGCCAATGGCTGTCGATCAAAGCAGACCGTTTCCGCTCGTACATACGAAGGAGCTATATTTGGCTGTGCTGCTTAGACAGGATGGCGGCTCGTCAGAGGAGGAGCCGTTGTTTGCGATCGTGCAGGTTCCGTCTATTTTATCAAGAGTCGTTCCAGTTCCAGGGAGAATAAACAGCAAGAAAACAGAGTTTGTGCTTCTAGAGGAATTGATTGAAAAGTTTATTGACACGCTGTTTAACGGCTATATCCCATTCTCCGTTAATCCATTCCGTTTAACTAGGGATGCTGATATTACGCTGAATGAGGAGGATGCTGAGGATCTGCTCGAGGAGATCGAGAAGGAGCTTCGCAGGCGCCGCTGGGGAATTCCCGTCAGGCTAGAGGTTGCAAAGGGGATGCACCCCTATGCACTTGAAATGCTCACAGAGGAGCTTGAAATAGAAGACAATTTATTCGAAATGGATGGTCCGCTTGACCTTAGCTTTCTAATGAAATTCGCAGCCGCCGTGCCAGGCAACGATAATTTGCGTCATGAAAAGCTTGAGCCTGTTTATCCGCGAGAATTTGATGAAACCGATGACATGTTTGAGGTTATACGCCAGCGGGATGTGCTCATGTATCATCCTTATGAATCTTTTGATGCGGTGAATGATTTTGTCATGCAGGCTGCCTATGATCCCGATGTGCTGGCGATCAAGATGACGCTATACCGCGTCAGCGGGCAATCAGCGCTCGTGCAGGCACTTGCAAAGGCAGGCGAAGCGGGGAAGCAGGTTACGGTCGTTGTAGAGGTGAAGGCGAGGTTTGACGAGGAGCGCAATATTGCTTGGGCGCGTCAGCTTGAGAAAGCAGGCTGTCACGTGGTCTATGGCTTAGTCGGCCTAAAGACGCATGCAAAAATCTTGCTGGTTGTCAGGCGGGAGCAGGGCACGCTTCGGCGGTATGTTCATGTCGGGACTGGCAACTACAATGACAGCACAGCTACATTATATACGGATATTGGACTGTTTACCTCACATGCTATTATTGGCGGAGATGCCTCCGCTTTATTCAATGAAGTTACAGGATATTCCAGTCCGTATGAGTGGAAGGCTTTTGGCGTAGCCCCGTCGGATTTGAAGGAGAAGCTGTACCGCCTTATTGATCGGGAACGCTTGAATGCGATAGCGGGCAAGCCTGCGCGCATTATTGCGAAGATGAACTCCTTATCGAACCAAGAGATCATCGACAAGCTCTATGAGGCCTCGCAAGCGGGCGTGAAGATTGTGCTGATCGTTCGCGGAGTTTGCTGCCTGCGTCCAGGTGTGCCAGAGCGCAGTGAAAATATCCAGGTGATAAGTATTGTAGACCGATTCCTAGAGCATGCGAGGATTATGTATTTCTATAACGGCGGGGAAGAGGATGTATATCTCTCGAGCGCGGACTGGATGACACGCAACCTGACAAGGCGAATAGAGCTGATGTGTCCAGTGTTCGATCCGTCTCTAAGACAAGTATTGATCAATATGCTCCAGCTTAATATTAATGATAATGTCAAGGCGCGCGAGCTGCAGCCGAACGGTACTTATGAACACATTTCAAGTGCTGATAAGCAGCCGTTCCGCAGTCAGTTCGAGGCAAAGGTTATTTCGTCGTGGAAGGGACTTGCGTAG
- a CDS encoding FxsA family protein, producing the protein MHKWLLAVFIVVPIIEIWGMFQVGSWIGGWNTFFILIIMGLAGAYLARAEGRKVWGEAQRQMQAGQIPGQSLLDGLCVLAGGILLLMPGFLSDIIGITLLIPITRSFYRQVMLNWIEKRIKNGNFRIGRF; encoded by the coding sequence ATGCACAAATGGCTTTTGGCTGTTTTTATTGTTGTACCTATAATCGAGATTTGGGGTATGTTTCAGGTCGGCAGCTGGATTGGCGGGTGGAACACCTTCTTTATCCTGATCATTATGGGGCTTGCTGGCGCTTATTTGGCCCGTGCGGAAGGACGTAAGGTTTGGGGAGAAGCGCAGCGCCAAATGCAAGCCGGTCAAATTCCCGGTCAGTCGCTATTGGATGGATTATGTGTGCTCGCTGGCGGTATATTATTGCTTATGCCTGGATTTTTATCCGACATTATAGGCATTACATTGCTTATCCCGATAACACGTAGCTTTTACCGTCAAGTCATGCTGAACTGGATTGAGAAGCGTATTAAAAACGGTAATTTTAGAATCGGCAGGTTCTAA
- a CDS encoding DNA polymerase III subunit alpha, which produces MQSFVHLHVHSEYSLLDGAARIRDLTARAAELGMKALALTDHGALYGAIPFYRSCRAQGIKPIIGCELYMTSGSRFEKGSRKDNPIYHLIVLAKNETGYRNLMKLSSIAHLEGFHYKPRVDLEVLREYSEGIICLSACLGGEVSQHLLNDRSDEARRSALRYKDIFGDDFYLELQDHGMLEQKKVNIEMIKLATETGIKLAATNDVHYLQAEDAAVQDVLICIGTGKTTEDTDRLRMQTDQLYMKSAEEMALLYRHVPEALANTIEIAQKCELELTLGRAALPVFRPVPSAMSSSDYLKTLCRDGLIARYAGLPDWAADEAVKQKAEERLEYELTVIESMGFSDYFLIVWDFVRFAHERGIRTGPGRGSSAGSLVAYTLRITDVDPLKYKLLFERFLNPERISMPDIDIDFNDERRDEVIAYVAAKYGDEHVAQIITFGTMAAKAAVRDVGRAMSVPFAEVDRTAKLIPNQLGITLEEALRMSSELREASERQPKTAAMLRMAIKVEGMPRHASTHAAGVVISQEPLTHYTPIQAGSENIPLTQYSMEHLEAIGLLKMDFLGLRTLSILERALDSVKEQYGKTIDFHKISDADPATYEMLSRGETTGIFQLESSGVRRVLKELKPTEFEDIVSVLALYRPGPMEFIPKYIQGKHGLVTVEYPHPSLEPILSDTYGIIVYQEQIMQIASLMAGFSLGEADLLRRAVSKKKREVLDEERAHFVKGSIAQGYSEVDANHVYDMIVRFADYGFPRAHAAAYGVLAFQTAWLKANYPVPFMASMLASVTGNQRKTAEYVDECRRMRIAVLPPDVNESSVSFTPVENAVRFGLAAIKNVGTQAIEALMKERGDRPFESMLDLCQRVDLRVVNKRVLESLIQAGALDSLPGHRAQLLGALEDTVDAAVKWRKEREELQLEMFGLDEVQNWDVELPDIRPYTSDQKLDFERELLGLYLSGHPLDSTEELLAPLSLDRLVELSDAKDGAIAIIGVMIVSLKPFTNKKGHAMGFLELEDRIMRVEAVVFPTTWKRIGSKLEKGGLVVIQATVQQQDDDFKLIVEDCIPIERDESNLAEQVIRLQKQAQARAARSSGGSSATSAAAAKEPVQGSGNLGKGNHSGEKRPERIAAAESKPQRAYIKIIAENEEPAVLEKLKRLLAGHSGQNDTVLFYMRGKKSIALSSSYRVKPSPQLIAAIEELLGEGTIVIK; this is translated from the coding sequence ATACAATCATTCGTGCATTTGCACGTTCACAGCGAATACAGCTTACTCGATGGCGCAGCTAGAATCCGTGACCTTACGGCGAGGGCGGCGGAGCTTGGGATGAAGGCGCTTGCGCTTACCGATCATGGCGCTCTATACGGTGCAATCCCTTTTTATCGGTCATGCCGGGCTCAGGGAATTAAACCGATTATCGGCTGCGAGCTCTATATGACGAGCGGATCACGCTTTGAGAAAGGCTCTCGCAAGGACAACCCGATTTATCATTTGATTGTGCTCGCCAAAAACGAGACCGGCTACCGAAATCTCATGAAGCTAAGCTCGATAGCCCATCTGGAAGGCTTTCACTACAAGCCGCGCGTTGATTTAGAGGTGTTGAGGGAGTATTCGGAAGGGATCATTTGTTTGAGCGCTTGCTTAGGCGGCGAGGTATCCCAGCATTTGCTGAATGACCGGTCGGATGAAGCAAGGCGCAGCGCCTTGCGCTATAAAGATATTTTTGGTGATGATTTTTATTTGGAGCTGCAGGATCATGGGATGTTGGAGCAGAAAAAGGTCAATATCGAAATGATAAAGCTTGCAACTGAGACTGGCATTAAGCTTGCAGCGACCAATGACGTTCATTATCTGCAAGCAGAGGATGCTGCTGTACAGGATGTATTGATATGTATTGGTACAGGCAAGACGACTGAGGATACGGATAGACTGCGCATGCAAACCGATCAATTGTATATGAAAAGCGCTGAAGAAATGGCATTGTTGTATCGCCATGTGCCGGAAGCCTTGGCAAATACGATTGAAATTGCACAAAAATGTGAGCTCGAGCTAACGCTGGGCCGCGCTGCTCTCCCTGTGTTCCGACCGGTACCGTCTGCGATGAGCTCCTCCGACTATTTAAAGACATTGTGCCGAGACGGCTTGATCGCCAGATATGCCGGACTCCCTGATTGGGCGGCTGATGAAGCGGTTAAGCAGAAGGCAGAGGAGCGACTCGAATATGAGCTCACGGTCATTGAAAGCATGGGCTTCAGCGATTATTTTTTGATTGTTTGGGATTTTGTCCGGTTTGCGCATGAACGCGGCATACGAACAGGACCAGGAAGGGGCTCATCTGCTGGCAGCTTGGTCGCCTATACGCTTCGTATTACAGATGTTGACCCGCTCAAATACAAGCTGTTGTTCGAGCGATTTCTAAATCCTGAACGGATTTCCATGCCGGATATTGATATCGATTTCAATGATGAACGGCGTGACGAGGTAATCGCTTACGTCGCAGCCAAGTATGGCGATGAACATGTCGCCCAAATTATTACGTTTGGCACGATGGCAGCTAAGGCTGCCGTTCGTGATGTGGGACGGGCGATGAGCGTTCCGTTTGCAGAGGTGGATCGTACTGCGAAGCTTATCCCCAATCAACTGGGCATTACGCTTGAAGAAGCGCTTCGGATGAGCAGCGAGCTGCGCGAAGCAAGCGAGCGTCAGCCGAAGACAGCAGCTATGCTTCGAATGGCCATCAAGGTGGAAGGCATGCCTAGACATGCATCTACGCATGCTGCTGGGGTAGTGATCTCGCAAGAGCCGCTTACCCATTACACGCCGATTCAAGCCGGCAGCGAGAATATTCCGCTTACCCAATATTCTATGGAGCATTTAGAAGCAATTGGGCTTCTCAAAATGGACTTTCTAGGCTTGCGTACGCTATCGATATTAGAGAGAGCACTGGACTCTGTGAAGGAGCAGTATGGAAAGACGATTGACTTCCATAAGATTAGCGACGCTGATCCTGCAACTTACGAAATGCTTAGCCGAGGCGAAACGACAGGCATCTTCCAGCTGGAGTCCTCCGGTGTGCGGCGAGTCTTGAAGGAATTGAAGCCTACGGAGTTCGAAGATATCGTATCAGTCCTTGCGTTATATCGTCCAGGACCGATGGAGTTTATTCCGAAATATATTCAAGGCAAGCATGGACTTGTAACGGTTGAGTACCCTCATCCGTCGCTTGAGCCTATTTTGTCAGACACTTACGGCATCATTGTTTATCAGGAGCAAATTATGCAAATTGCTTCTTTAATGGCTGGCTTCTCGCTAGGTGAAGCGGATTTATTGCGCCGAGCTGTCTCAAAGAAAAAGCGCGAGGTGCTCGACGAGGAGCGGGCTCATTTTGTGAAGGGAAGCATTGCACAGGGGTATTCTGAGGTTGATGCCAATCATGTCTATGATATGATTGTTCGGTTTGCCGATTACGGCTTCCCGCGGGCGCATGCAGCAGCCTATGGCGTGCTTGCCTTCCAAACCGCATGGCTCAAAGCAAACTATCCTGTTCCTTTCATGGCTTCCATGCTAGCTTCAGTGACTGGCAACCAGCGCAAAACAGCCGAGTACGTAGACGAATGCCGCCGGATGAGAATAGCTGTTCTGCCGCCGGATGTGAACGAAAGCAGCGTGTCCTTTACGCCCGTGGAGAATGCGGTCCGATTCGGGCTGGCAGCGATCAAAAATGTTGGTACACAAGCCATTGAAGCGCTGATGAAAGAACGCGGGGATCGTCCCTTTGAAAGCATGCTTGATCTGTGCCAGCGTGTGGATTTGCGGGTAGTGAACAAGCGAGTGCTGGAATCGCTTATTCAAGCGGGTGCTTTAGATTCATTGCCTGGGCATCGAGCTCAACTGCTTGGCGCGCTTGAGGACACAGTCGATGCTGCTGTGAAGTGGCGCAAAGAGCGCGAGGAGCTGCAGCTTGAGATGTTTGGCCTGGATGAAGTTCAAAACTGGGACGTGGAGCTGCCGGATATAAGACCCTACACGAGCGATCAAAAACTTGATTTCGAACGAGAGCTGCTTGGCCTTTATTTGTCAGGACATCCACTGGATAGCACCGAGGAGCTGCTTGCTCCGCTATCGCTGGATCGGCTGGTTGAGCTTAGTGATGCGAAGGATGGCGCAATTGCTATTATTGGCGTTATGATTGTATCGCTTAAGCCCTTTACGAATAAAAAAGGTCATGCGATGGGCTTCCTTGAGCTCGAGGACCGCATTATGCGTGTTGAGGCTGTCGTATTTCCAACCACGTGGAAGCGAATAGGCAGCAAGCTCGAAAAAGGTGGTTTAGTGGTCATACAAGCAACGGTTCAGCAGCAGGATGATGATTTCAAGCTCATCGTTGAGGATTGTATTCCGATTGAACGTGATGAATCCAATCTGGCGGAGCAGGTAATCCGGCTTCAGAAGCAGGCGCAAGCACGAGCAGCTCGATCGTCGGGCGGAAGCTCTGCCACAAGCGCTGCAGCCGCCAAGGAACCTGTGCAGGGCAGCGGCAATCTCGGCAAGGGCAATCACTCGGGAGAGAAGCGGCCGGAGCGCATAGCAGCAGCCGAGAGTAAGCCGCAGCGCGCATATATCAAGATCATTGCAGAGAACGAGGAGCCTGCCGTACTGGAGAAGCTGAAACGATTGCTGGCGGGACATAGCGGTCAGAACGATACCGTGCTGTTCTACATGCGGGGGAAAAAGTCGATCGCGCTTAGCAGCAGCTACCGTGTGAAGCCCTCGCCGCAGCTGATAGCAGCAATTGAGGAGCTTTTGGGCGAAGGCACGATCGTTATCAAGTAA